One genomic window of Octopus bimaculoides isolate UCB-OBI-ISO-001 chromosome 2, ASM119413v2, whole genome shotgun sequence includes the following:
- the LOC106879512 gene encoding leucine-rich repeat-containing protein 70, which translates to MPNSMIAVFFIFVLKTVALANKVYTKIPCPDFCECKSIGKIKCSVESLPLSLPAGKFKRVSFDNKGETLVDIPAPVIKMQPNTSIDTLVLQYLNISTIKTNAFEGLGNVELLLISHSSIKKIEPYAFRNLNITKFMFLNESVDTIESFAFSEINAASFNIYKSNVNTIQTAAFNKITSKLIIASSTIEDMQAQAVSNGTLAGFVAVKSKIIQFGCNDFHNISLLKIKANTTCDCNSVWLMEKVLTSYANLEYITCLAPPSLAGISLSQLNKTDVCNSSTITDSVCPSLTFKMEFIKSNANKWDASLTILVFVISYILFISLK; encoded by the coding sequence ATGCCCAACTCCATGATTGctgttttcttcatattcgttcttAAAACAGTGGCACTGGCAAATAAAGTATACACCAAGATACCATGCCCGGATTTTTGTGAATGCAAATCAATCGGTAAAATAAAATGTAGTGTTGAAAGTTTACCACTTTCTTTACCGGCAGGAAAATTTAAAAGAGTAAGTTTTGATAATAAAGGGGAAACATTGGTAGATATACCGGCTCCTGTCATCAAAATGCAACCAAATACATCAATTGACACTCTCGTATTGCAGTATCTTAATATCAGCACAATCAAAACGAACGCTTTCGAAGGTTTGGGGAATGTCGAACTACTACTTATTAGCCATTCAAGCATTAAGAAAATTGAGCCATATGCTTTCAGAAATCTAAACATCACCAAGTTCATGTTCCTTAACGAGTCTGTTGATACTATTGAATCCTTTGCTTTCTCTGAAATCAATGCCGCATCCTTTAACATTTACAAAAGTAATGTTAATACAATACAGACAGCAGCATTCAATAAAATCACATCTAAACTCATTATAGCCTCCAGTACTATCGAAGATATGCAAGCACAGGCTGTAAGCAATGGAACACTCGCGGGTTTTGTTGCAGTAAAAAGCAAAATTATTCAATTTGGTTGTAATGATTTTCATAATATATCCTTACTAAAAATTAAAGCAAACACGACCTGTGATTGTAACAGCGTTTGGTTGATGGAAAAAGTTTTAACTTCGTATGCAAATTTGGAATATATAACTTGCTTAGCTCCACCTAGTCTGGCTGGCATATCTTTATCGCAGCTGAACAAAACAGACGTATGCAACAGTTCTACTATTACAGATTCAGTGTGTCCAAGCTTAACTTTTAAAATGGAATTTATTAAATCTAATGCCAACAAATGGGATGCCTCTTTAACTATATTAGTGTTCGTCATCagttatattcttttcatttcattgaaataa